In Bradyrhizobium symbiodeficiens, the genomic stretch TGCGCGGCTATGCCGCCGCTGACGCCGGCGGCAAACCCGCCGAAGATGAAGGCGAGCGACTTGTAGCGGTTCAGGCTGAGGCCATAGGCACGCGCGGCGATGTCGTCGTCGCGGATGGCGCGGAAGCTGCGGCCGAGATGCGAGCCGAGCAACCGGCCCTGCAGCAGCGCCAGCACGACCATCACCGTGAAGCTGAACCAGTAGATCGAGGTCGGGCTGATCAGCTCGTAGCCGAACAGCGACAGCGGCGGGATGCCGGAAATGCCGATCGGGCCGCGCGTGACGCTCTCCCAGTTCAGGATCACCAGCGACACGATCTCGCCGATGGCAAGCGTTGCGATCGACACGTAATGCCCGCGCAGCCGGAACGACGGCGAGATCAGCAACGTGCCGAGCGCAGCGCTCATCAGGCCGCCGCAGATGATGGCGAGGCCGACCGGAACGTTGAGAGTCAACGATAGCAGCGCGGAGGTATAGGCGCCGATGGCGAGCAGTGCGGCGTGACCGAGCGAGACCTGGCCGATCGTGCCCGCCACCAGCGTCAGGCTGAGCGCGAGCATGCCGAGCAGCCAGGCATTGATCAGGGTCTGCAGCACGTAGAACGACACCGGGAAGAACGGCAGGATCGCAAAGATAGCGGCCGCAGCCAGTAGCACCCATCGCGGAATGCGGACCGGACGGCTCGGCGCGATGAAGGTGCCGGTGAGTGGCTCCGGCGGCGCCTGCCGCGCGCTCGCGAACAGGCCGTTCGGCCGCAGCACGAGCACGACGACGAGCAGCAGGAAGGCGAACAGATTGCGATAGCTGGTGCCGAACACGGCGACGCCGTAGCTCTCCACCAATCCCAGCAGCAGGCTGCCGATCACGGCACCCGGCACGTTGCCGGCACCGCCGACCACTTCCGCAACGACGCCCTTGAGCGTCGCCTGCAGGCTCATCGCGGTGTCGATCTGGTTGTAGTACATGCCGACCAGCAAGCCGGAGACGCCGCCGAGCGCGGCGGCGATGCCGAACACGGCCTGATTGACGCGATTGACGTCGACGCCCATCTGCATCGCGGCGTCGCGGTCCTGCGCGGTGGCGCGCACCGCCCAGCCGAGCTTGGAGTAGCGCAGGAACACGAACAGCAGAATCGCGCTGGTGAGACCGACGCCAGCTATGAGCAAGTCAAGAGGCCCGATGGTGCCGCCGCCGACCTGGAAGCGGACATCCGGCAACTGGCTCGGCAGCGCGCGCGGATTGGGCGAGAAGGTCAGCATCACCAGCTGATCGAGCACGAAGCTAATGCCAATCGTGGCGAGCAGCGGCGCGATGCGGACCGAGTTCTGCAGCGGACGCAGGCCGAACCGCTCGATGATCAGCCCGACGATGGCGGCCGCCACCGCCACCACGATGATGGTGAGCGGCAGTGGCGTATGCAGCTGCACCACCGCGACCCAGCCGATATAGGCGCCGACCAGATAGATCGACCCCTGCGCGAAGTTGATCAGCCGGCTGACGCCGAAGATCAGCGCGAGCCCGACTGCAACGAGGGCGTAGACATTGCCGACGATCAGGCCGTTGATCGTGTAATCGAGCCAGGAAGACACGCAGCGTTCCTACTGAAGGGAGAACGGGCCGGGGCGAAATGCACCGCCCATCAGGTCAGGTCGGCTTGCCGTCCCAGAGCGCGAACTGGCCCTTGCGCACGACGAGTTCGGCGTTCATGGCGCCCTTGACGCGGCGGCTCGCGACGTCGAACGTCGCCGAGCCGAAGATGACGCTGGAGACGTCCTTCACTTTCGTGAAGGCATCGCGGATCGCCTTGCGGTCGGTGCCGCCGATCTTGACGACGGCGGCGGCCATGTTCATCGCGTCATAGGAATAAGCGTTGAAGGCATCAGGCTCCTGCCCGTTATATTTCTTCTTGAAGCCCGCGATGAACTTCTGCACCTCGGGCCGCGTATCCTCGGGGAAGTAGCGCGTGCCGACGTGAACGTCCTCGACCGCCTCGCCGCCGAGCTCG encodes the following:
- a CDS encoding ABC transporter permease, which translates into the protein MSSWLDYTINGLIVGNVYALVAVGLALIFGVSRLINFAQGSIYLVGAYIGWVAVVQLHTPLPLTIIVVAVAAAIVGLIIERFGLRPLQNSVRIAPLLATIGISFVLDQLVMLTFSPNPRALPSQLPDVRFQVGGGTIGPLDLLIAGVGLTSAILLFVFLRYSKLGWAVRATAQDRDAAMQMGVDVNRVNQAVFGIAAALGGVSGLLVGMYYNQIDTAMSLQATLKGVVAEVVGGAGNVPGAVIGSLLLGLVESYGVAVFGTSYRNLFAFLLLVVVLVLRPNGLFASARQAPPEPLTGTFIAPSRPVRIPRWVLLAAAAIFAILPFFPVSFYVLQTLINAWLLGMLALSLTLVAGTIGQVSLGHAALLAIGAYTSALLSLTLNVPVGLAIICGGLMSAALGTLLISPSFRLRGHYVSIATLAIGEIVSLVILNWESVTRGPIGISGIPPLSLFGYELISPTSIYWFSFTVMVVLALLQGRLLGSHLGRSFRAIRDDDIAARAYGLSLNRYKSLAFIFGGFAAGVSGGIAAHLYSYINHETFNTQQSILALTVVILGGLGNVVGAMLGAVALVGLPEVFRIAAEYRILIYGIVLLLLVRFRPQGLLGTM